Proteins co-encoded in one Zalophus californianus isolate mZalCal1 chromosome 9, mZalCal1.pri.v2, whole genome shotgun sequence genomic window:
- the POU6F1 gene encoding POU domain, class 6, transcription factor 1 isoform X4 has product MSGHETIRVLEVGVDAQISAEEEGKGLEGVAAEGSQSRDPGEASEPAGEAGPDNPDSAAEATVKSLPGIPPSPAPAVATFSQAPSQPQASQTLAPLTVQAAPQVLTQENLATVLTGVMVPAGAVTQPLLIPISIAGQVAGQQGLAVWTIPTATVAALPGLTAASPTGGIFKPPLAGLQAAAVLNTALPTPVQAVPPPAQASSPSQPRPAAQPQTLFQTQPLLQTAPAIVPQPTAAAAAAPTPKPVDTPPQITVQPAGFALSPGIISAASLGGQTQILGSLTTTPVIANAIPSMPGISSQILTNAQGQVIGALPWVVNSASVAAPAPAQSLQVQAVTPQLLLNAQGQVIATLASSPLPPPVAVRKASTPESPAKSEVQPIQPTPAVPQPAVVIASPAPAAKPSASVPIPITCSETPTVSQLVSKPHTPSLDEDGINLEEIREFAKNFKIRRLSLGLTQTQVGQALTATEGPAYSQSAICRFEKLDITPKSAQKLKPVLEKWLNEAELRNQEGQQNLMEFVGGEPSKKRKRRTSFTPQAIEALNAYFEKNPLPTGQEITEIAKELNYDREVVRVWFCNRRQTLKNTSKLNVFQIP; this is encoded by the exons ATGTCCGGCCACGAGACCATCCGCGTGCTGGAAGTTGGAGTGGATGCCCAGATCTCTGCCGAGGAGGAGGGCAAAGGGCTGGAGGGTGTGGCTGCCGAGGGCTCCCAGAGCAGAGACCCTGGCGAAGCTAGTGAGCCTGCTGGTGAAGCTGGGCCAGACAACCCAGACTCCGCTGCAGAGGCAACTG TGAAGTCTCTGCCGGGGATCCCTCCGAGCCCTGCCCCTGCTGTTGCCACCTTCAGCCAAGCCCCCAGCCAGCCGCAGGCCTCGCAGACCCTGGCGCCACTAACTGTACAAGCTGCCCCCCAG GTCTTGACTCAGGAAAACTTAGCCACAGTTCTGACAGGAGTTATGGTTCCAGCAGGGGCAGTTACTCAACCTCTTCTTATCCCCATCAGTATTGCAGGTCAAGTGGCTGGTCAGCAGGGGCTGGCCGTGTGGACAATTCCTACAGCAACCGTGGCCGCCCTCCCAGGACTGACAGCTGCTTCTCCCACGGGGGGAATTTTCAAGCCACCTTTAGCCGGTCTGCAAG CAGCCGCTGTGCTGAACACCGCCCTCCCGACACCCGTACAAGCTGTCCCACCGCCGGCACAGGCCTCCTCGCCCAGCCAGCCCCGGCCAGCAGCCCAGCCCCAGACGCTGTTCCAGACCCAGCCGCTGCTGCAGACCGCGCCTGCCATTGTCCCGCAGCCCACTGCTGCGGCCGCTGCTGCCCCCACGCCCAAGCCGGTGGACACCCCCCCACAGATCACCGTCCAGCCCGCGGGCTTCGCGCTGAGCCCAGGAATT ATCAGTGCCGCTTCCCTCGGGGGACAGACCCAGATCCTAGGTTCCCTCACTACCACTCCGGTCATTGCCAACGCCATTCCCAGCATGCCAGGGATCAGCAGTCAGATCCTCACCAATGCTCAGGGACAG GTTATTGGAGCCCTTCCGTGGGTAGTGAACTCGGCTAGCGTGGCAGCCCCAGCACCAGCCCAGAGCCTGCAGGTCCAGGCTGTGACACCCCAGCTGTTGTTGAATGCCCAGGGCCAGGTGATTGCAACCCTGGCCAGcagccccctgcctccacccGTGGCTGTCCGGAAGGCAAGCACGCCTGAGTCCCCTGCTAAGAGTGAG GTACAGCCCATCCAGCCCACGCCAGCCGTGCCCCAGCCTGCGGTGGTCATCGCCAGCCCGGCCCCAGCGGCCAAGCCATCTGCCTCTGTTCCCATTCCAATCACCTGCTCTGAGACCCCTACTGTCAGCCAGTTGGTATCCA AGCCACATACCCCAAGTCTGGATGAGGACGGAATCAACTTGGAAGAGATCCGGGAGTTTGCCAAGAACTTTAAGATCCGACGGCTGTCCCTGGGCCTCACGCAGACTCAGGTGGGTCAGGCTCTGACTGCCACGGAAGGCCCGGCCTACAGCCAGTCAGCTATCTGCAG GTTCGAGAAGCTGGACATCACGCCCAAGAGTGCCCAGAAGCTGAAGCCAGTGCTGGAAAAGTGGCTGAATGAAGCCGAACTCCGGAACCAGGAAGGGCAGCAGAACCTGATGGAGTTTGTGGGAGGTGAGCCCTCCAAGAAACGCAAACGCCGCACCTCCTTCACCCCCCAGGCCATAGAGGCTCTGAATGCCTACTTCGAGAAGAACCCGCTGCCCACAGGCCAGGAGATCACCGAGATTGCTAAGGAGCTCAACTATGACCGGGAGGTGGTGCGGGTCTGGTTCTGCAATCGGCGCCAGACGCTCAAGAACACCAGCAAGCTGAATGTCTTTCAGATCCCTTAG